In the Bradyrhizobium guangzhouense genome, one interval contains:
- a CDS encoding CHAT domain-containing protein, with product MSFYAASSVKSRLDVSLPRKLLVLAVLLGSSGSAAALTKEAALENCRMTVGRPIVQACMHAGGGADREACRAKASPQVKACVMAALNAANGRANVAVEVPKEEAPKLAPGTALPKDFIAPPRTISDITAILDSEKPNEKLIAELKADADSTPTGKESREDLAQLYFDRANARAQLGRLAESIADANKAVEVGRGAVSASMLGRLTQLTALQYSAAGDPKRALEIMQRQLREVATMPGAKGYLFNANRSIAGILIQMGDIPQAEGYLRRSLAGIQEARTSGLPGWRASYAKMGQNWEAEIEGTRAMIFEARGQFKEAEAAYRLAEQRKRAGMKGIMDSDNPPAETVILQSIDYMVLSQARMKARQGRLAEAEVDARRALLSRLKDTGKYNPVMPRYVMGLAGVLVDEGRYEEAEQLGRVALEIDKTVGVPDDSQSTVQLLSQLAGILNLRRKNAEANEMFAQIDKAVANWDPQRRQVIELNPARILALYNSGQLDAGIAAAEQLVKKQIGRVGENHFDAASARGTLAIGLMRARRDADAIREFKAAIPIMMANANENADDENTTVVAARSQRLQAIVESYLLLLARAEGTGGAVGEETFSLADAIRGHSVQQALAASSARAAAKDPALAELVRKEQDLTKQVNAQLGTLNNVLAIPSAERDEKGVQQIQASITALRGERDKARQEIKQKFPVYADLVSPKPPSVAEIRATLSDNEAMLSFYFGQNGSFVWAVPKSGPVAFAAVNARSGDIETKIRKLREALEPQAAMISDIPPFDLKLAYELYELLLKPVESGWKPAKNLIVVTNGALGLLPLSLLPTAPAEVAADEDPLFVGYRNVPWLARTHAVSTVPSAAALRTLRQLPPGKPGRGDLVAFGDPYFNRDQQAEAESEDSKVQVAEVGGNVTRGMPLKRRSSPKLEGVDSAELGLLPRLPDTADELKSIALALQADPSKVLFLGKNATESAVKTMNLSGFRIIAFATHGLVPGELNGLTQPALALSSPAVTGEGGDGLLTMEEILGLKLDADWVILSACNTGAGAGAGAEAASGLGRAFFYAGTRALLVTNWSVHSQSARQLVTDLFKRQADDPKLSRSEALRQAMMALVDGPGYLNGEGKTEFAYAHPLFWAPYTIIGDGGVR from the coding sequence ATGAGCTTCTACGCCGCAAGTTCGGTTAAGAGCCGTCTGGATGTTTCCCTGCCGCGAAAACTGCTGGTCCTCGCCGTTCTCCTGGGATCATCAGGCTCGGCTGCCGCACTGACCAAGGAGGCGGCACTCGAGAACTGCCGGATGACCGTCGGCCGGCCGATCGTGCAGGCCTGTATGCATGCGGGCGGCGGTGCCGATCGGGAAGCATGCCGCGCCAAGGCCTCGCCGCAGGTCAAGGCCTGTGTGATGGCGGCCCTCAACGCCGCCAATGGCCGCGCCAATGTCGCCGTCGAGGTGCCGAAGGAAGAAGCGCCCAAGCTGGCGCCGGGGACCGCACTGCCGAAGGATTTCATCGCGCCGCCCCGCACCATCTCCGACATCACCGCGATCCTCGACAGCGAAAAGCCGAACGAGAAGCTGATTGCGGAATTGAAGGCGGATGCGGATTCGACGCCGACGGGCAAAGAGTCCCGCGAGGATCTCGCCCAGCTCTACTTCGACCGCGCCAATGCGCGCGCCCAGCTTGGACGGCTTGCCGAATCCATCGCTGACGCCAACAAGGCCGTCGAGGTGGGACGCGGCGCCGTCAGCGCAAGCATGTTGGGCCGGCTGACCCAGCTTACCGCCCTGCAATATTCGGCCGCCGGCGATCCGAAGCGCGCCCTCGAGATCATGCAGAGGCAGTTGCGCGAGGTCGCCACGATGCCGGGCGCCAAGGGGTATCTGTTCAACGCCAATCGCTCGATCGCAGGCATTCTCATTCAAATGGGCGACATCCCGCAGGCCGAAGGCTATCTGCGGCGCAGCCTGGCCGGCATCCAGGAGGCTCGCACCAGCGGCCTTCCCGGATGGCGCGCCTCCTATGCGAAGATGGGGCAGAATTGGGAGGCGGAAATCGAGGGCACCCGCGCCATGATCTTCGAGGCGCGCGGACAGTTCAAGGAAGCCGAAGCCGCCTATCGCCTGGCCGAGCAGCGCAAGCGCGCCGGCATGAAGGGCATCATGGACTCGGATAATCCTCCCGCCGAGACCGTCATCCTACAGTCGATCGACTATATGGTGCTGAGCCAGGCTCGCATGAAGGCGCGGCAGGGCAGGCTCGCCGAGGCCGAGGTCGACGCGCGCCGGGCGCTGCTGTCGCGCCTGAAGGACACCGGCAAGTACAATCCGGTGATGCCGCGTTACGTGATGGGCTTGGCCGGAGTCCTGGTCGATGAGGGCCGTTACGAGGAAGCCGAGCAGCTCGGCCGCGTCGCGCTCGAGATCGACAAGACGGTCGGCGTGCCCGATGACTCGCAATCGACCGTGCAGCTGCTCTCGCAGCTCGCCGGTATTCTCAACCTGCGGCGCAAGAATGCCGAAGCTAACGAGATGTTCGCGCAGATCGACAAGGCGGTCGCCAATTGGGATCCGCAGCGCCGCCAGGTCATCGAGCTCAATCCGGCGCGCATTCTGGCGCTCTACAATTCCGGCCAGCTCGACGCCGGCATCGCCGCCGCCGAGCAACTGGTCAAGAAGCAGATCGGGCGGGTCGGCGAGAACCATTTCGATGCGGCCTCGGCGCGCGGCACCCTCGCGATCGGCCTGATGCGCGCGCGGCGCGATGCCGACGCGATCAGGGAGTTCAAGGCCGCCATACCGATCATGATGGCGAACGCCAACGAGAACGCCGACGACGAGAACACGACCGTCGTGGCCGCGCGCAGCCAGCGGCTGCAGGCCATCGTCGAGAGCTATTTGCTGCTGCTCGCGCGGGCCGAGGGCACCGGCGGCGCCGTCGGCGAGGAGACGTTCAGCCTGGCCGATGCCATCCGCGGCCATTCCGTGCAGCAGGCGCTGGCGGCCTCGAGCGCGCGCGCGGCGGCCAAGGATCCCGCGCTCGCCGAGCTCGTCCGCAAGGAGCAGGATCTGACAAAACAGGTCAACGCCCAGCTCGGCACGCTCAACAACGTCCTCGCCATTCCCTCGGCGGAGCGCGACGAGAAGGGGGTGCAGCAGATCCAGGCGTCGATCACGGCCTTGCGCGGTGAACGCGACAAGGCGCGGCAGGAGATCAAGCAGAAATTCCCTGTTTATGCCGATCTCGTTTCGCCGAAGCCGCCGAGTGTCGCCGAGATCCGCGCGACCTTGTCGGACAACGAAGCGATGTTGTCGTTCTATTTCGGCCAGAACGGCAGCTTCGTCTGGGCCGTGCCGAAATCGGGTCCGGTGGCCTTTGCCGCCGTCAACGCCAGGAGCGGCGACATCGAGACCAAGATCCGCAAGCTGCGCGAGGCGCTCGAGCCGCAGGCGGCAATGATCTCGGACATTCCGCCGTTTGATCTGAAGCTGGCCTACGAGCTCTACGAACTGTTGCTCAAGCCGGTCGAGAGCGGATGGAAGCCGGCCAAGAACCTGATCGTGGTGACCAACGGCGCGCTCGGCCTCTTGCCGCTGTCGCTGCTGCCGACCGCACCTGCGGAAGTGGCCGCGGACGAGGATCCGCTGTTCGTCGGCTATCGCAACGTGCCGTGGCTGGCGCGGACCCATGCCGTCTCGACGGTGCCTTCTGCGGCTGCGCTGCGCACGCTGCGGCAGTTGCCGCCCGGCAAGCCCGGCCGCGGCGATCTCGTGGCGTTCGGCGATCCCTATTTCAACCGGGATCAGCAAGCCGAGGCGGAAAGCGAGGACAGCAAGGTGCAGGTTGCCGAGGTCGGCGGCAACGTCACGCGCGGCATGCCGCTGAAGCGCCGCAGCAGCCCGAAGCTCGAAGGCGTCGACAGCGCCGAGCTCGGCCTGTTGCCCCGTCTTCCTGATACGGCCGACGAGCTCAAATCGATCGCGCTGGCGTTGCAGGCGGATCCCTCGAAGGTGCTGTTCCTCGGCAAGAACGCGACCGAGAGCGCCGTGAAGACGATGAATCTGTCCGGCTTCAGGATCATCGCGTTTGCCACCCATGGTCTCGTGCCGGGCGAGCTGAACGGGCTGACGCAGCCGGCTCTTGCCTTGTCCTCGCCGGCGGTGACGGGCGAAGGCGGAGACGGCCTGCTCACCATGGAGGAAATCCTGGGCCTGAAGCTCGACGCCGACTGGGTCATCCTGTCCGCCTGCAACACCGGCGCAGGCGCGGGCGCCGGGGCCGAGGCGGCCTCCGGCCTCGGCCGCGCGTTCTTCTATGCCGGAACGCGGGCGCTGCTGGTGACCAACTGGTCGGTGCATTCTCAATCGGCCCGCCAGCTCGTGACCGACCTGTTCAAGCGGCAGGCCGACGATCCAAAGCTGTCGCGGAGCGAAGCGCTGCGGCAGGCGATGATGGCCCTGGTCGACGGTCCCGGCTACCTGAACGGCGAGGGCAAGACCGAGTTCGCCTACGCGCACCCGCTGTTCTGGGCGCCGTATACGATCATCGGTGATGGCGGCGTGCGATGA
- a CDS encoding dienelactone hydrolase family protein gives MLKRVSGSIGGRFLGRARQRGRHRLIALAVGLLAGYSPASAVDGPEWKAAVWDAEAIYRGATIAPDLVLPDIGETADRLTSPRMALIKPDGSGPFPAIVLMHQCGGLNVAVAAWAGVAASHGYVVLLVDSLEPRGVKSVCFGPKNGVNFFRGARDALQAAEHLRRMPDVDAQRIALVGFSWGAMVGLLAASPHYVEALKSGPGFAAVASFYPGCFRITPQQRPPYDLVNPDVSRPLLVLMGDADTETPAQQCLDRLEILKRGGAPVEWHLYAGATHCWDCRQLDGLNKIDVRGDHVAYHFRQDVTDDSRRRLFEFLDRVMPRRP, from the coding sequence ATGCTCAAGAGGGTCAGCGGCAGCATTGGGGGCCGATTCCTCGGGCGCGCGCGCCAGAGGGGGCGACACAGGCTGATCGCGCTGGCTGTCGGGCTGCTCGCTGGATATAGCCCCGCAAGTGCCGTGGACGGGCCGGAATGGAAGGCGGCGGTCTGGGATGCCGAGGCGATCTATCGCGGAGCAACAATCGCCCCCGACCTCGTTCTTCCCGACATCGGCGAGACGGCCGACCGGCTGACCTCGCCGCGGATGGCACTGATCAAGCCTGATGGCTCCGGTCCGTTTCCGGCCATCGTCCTCATGCACCAATGCGGCGGGTTGAACGTCGCCGTTGCGGCATGGGCCGGCGTCGCCGCCTCGCACGGCTATGTCGTCCTGCTCGTCGACAGCCTGGAACCGCGTGGCGTCAAGAGCGTCTGCTTCGGTCCCAAGAACGGCGTGAACTTCTTTCGGGGCGCGCGGGATGCGCTGCAGGCGGCCGAACATTTGCGGCGAATGCCTGATGTCGATGCGCAACGAATTGCGCTCGTCGGCTTTTCATGGGGTGCGATGGTGGGCCTGCTTGCTGCCAGCCCTCACTACGTCGAAGCCCTGAAGTCGGGCCCGGGCTTTGCGGCTGTCGCCAGTTTTTATCCCGGCTGCTTCCGCATCACGCCGCAACAACGGCCGCCCTACGATCTGGTCAATCCAGACGTGTCGCGACCACTTCTGGTCCTGATGGGCGATGCGGACACCGAGACGCCCGCGCAGCAATGCCTCGACAGGCTCGAAATCCTCAAGCGAGGCGGCGCGCCCGTCGAATGGCATCTCTATGCGGGCGCAACCCACTGCTGGGACTGTCGGCAACTCGACGGCCTCAACAAGATCGACGTCCGCGGCGATCACGTCGCCTATCATTTTCGTCAGGACGTAACCGACGATTCCCGGCGCAGGCTGTTCGAGTTCCTTGACCGCGTCATGCCCAGACGACCGTAG
- a CDS encoding DUF2336 domain-containing protein, translating into MTKSLFPGFDGLMTLSRREGVDVRPTLLRVLTDLYVQASTHTEDEQRQFIELATRLIDQVDDATRASVKAKLAIYPHTPVPVLQKLGLVAAQEGRRVPLARAIPQPTPAPSPARTPTDAEARMAANMAMQPKEAAEIHDMFFGADASQRALILQNLAQTPLKAAPRIPTVHAKRAIQVLEMAAIAGDVDSFAHELGDTLILPSRVAAQIVDDAGGEALAVAARALDMPSPNFQRILLFFKPAIGTSVNEVYRLSRLYDRLSDRSALVMLAAWRGSTLAVTRAKYQPSLHDSERQRARGASSQSRPSVQPGSSPAVRTGSSGSER; encoded by the coding sequence ATGACCAAGTCGCTGTTTCCCGGATTCGACGGGCTGATGACACTCTCCCGCCGCGAGGGCGTCGATGTACGCCCCACTTTGCTGCGCGTGTTGACGGATCTCTATGTCCAGGCCAGCACTCACACCGAGGACGAGCAGCGGCAGTTCATCGAGCTTGCGACGCGGCTGATCGACCAGGTCGACGATGCGACGCGCGCCTCCGTCAAGGCGAAGCTGGCGATCTATCCGCACACGCCCGTGCCGGTGCTGCAGAAGCTCGGGCTGGTCGCGGCGCAGGAAGGCCGCCGCGTGCCGCTGGCGCGCGCAATCCCGCAGCCCACGCCCGCCCCCTCGCCTGCCCGCACGCCGACCGACGCGGAAGCGCGCATGGCCGCCAATATGGCGATGCAGCCGAAGGAAGCGGCCGAGATCCACGACATGTTCTTCGGCGCCGATGCGAGCCAGCGCGCGCTGATCCTGCAAAATCTGGCGCAGACGCCGCTGAAAGCCGCGCCGCGCATTCCAACCGTGCACGCCAAGCGCGCGATCCAGGTTCTGGAGATGGCGGCGATCGCGGGCGATGTCGACAGCTTCGCCCACGAGCTCGGCGACACCCTGATCCTGCCCTCGCGAGTCGCAGCGCAAATCGTCGACGATGCCGGCGGCGAAGCGCTTGCGGTTGCCGCGCGCGCGCTCGACATGCCGAGCCCGAACTTCCAGCGCATCCTCTTGTTCTTCAAGCCAGCGATCGGAACCTCCGTGAACGAGGTCTATCGGTTGTCGCGGCTCTATGACCGCCTCAGCGACCGCTCGGCGCTGGTGATGCTCGCGGCCTGGCGCGGCTCGACGCTCGCCGTCACGCGCGCCAAGTACCAGCCGTCGTTGCACGACAGTGAGAGGCAGCGCGCACGCGGCGCATCCAGCCAGTCGCGGCCGAGCGTGCAGCCCGGGTCGAGCCCCGCGGTGCGGACAGGTTCAAGCGGATCAGAGCGCTAA
- a CDS encoding DUF1491 family protein, with translation MRLKSNIWVSAYLRRCQTEGVFGAVRRRGAEEAGAVFVKVSLLDGNAMLYVPAPQTSYDDGRPVDRFFVPIAPQPVPEPAVEERLTKELRFDPDAWIVETEDRAGRHFLDLAKT, from the coding sequence ATGCGTTTGAAATCGAATATCTGGGTCTCAGCCTATTTGCGCCGGTGCCAGACCGAGGGCGTGTTCGGCGCGGTGCGCCGTCGTGGCGCCGAAGAGGCGGGCGCGGTGTTCGTCAAGGTGTCGCTGCTCGACGGCAACGCGATGCTCTACGTGCCGGCCCCGCAGACCTCTTATGACGACGGCCGCCCGGTCGATCGCTTCTTCGTGCCGATCGCGCCGCAGCCGGTGCCCGAACCCGCCGTGGAAGAGCGCCTGACCAAGGAGCTTCGCTTCGATCCGGATGCCTGGATCGTCGAGACCGAGGACCGCGCCGGGCGGCATTTTCTGGATCTGGCGAAGACGTGA
- a CDS encoding BrnA antitoxin family protein — MKKAAAKKGYTARDLRAVSDNPEWTKGDFAKARTFDEVFPTMRKGRGPNKAPTKQQVTLRLSPDVVDYFKAEGPGWQSRIDETLVKVVKRKRSSATG; from the coding sequence ATGAAGAAAGCCGCCGCTAAGAAGGGGTACACCGCGCGGGACTTGCGTGCGGTGAGCGATAATCCAGAATGGACTAAGGGCGACTTTGCCAAGGCAAGGACTTTCGATGAGGTCTTCCCGACGATGCGGAAAGGCCGCGGTCCCAACAAAGCCCCGACAAAACAGCAAGTGACATTGCGCCTGAGCCCGGACGTAGTCGACTATTTCAAGGCCGAAGGCCCGGGTTGGCAGAGTCGGATTGATGAAACCCTCGTCAAGGTGGTGAAGCGCAAGCGCAGCTCTGCCACGGGTTAA
- a CDS encoding BrnT family toxin, with the protein MKIVWDEPKRRANLDKHGMDFADLNEAFFDNALVLATYGNRWRAIGVTIRGVVSVIFATRGSEGVSIVSMRAGSKKERKLYEESRR; encoded by the coding sequence GTGAAAATCGTTTGGGACGAGCCGAAGCGCCGAGCCAATCTCGACAAGCACGGGATGGATTTCGCTGATCTCAACGAGGCCTTCTTCGACAATGCCCTGGTTTTGGCCACCTATGGCAACCGCTGGCGCGCGATCGGCGTCACAATTCGTGGTGTCGTCTCGGTCATCTTTGCGACCCGGGGATCCGAGGGCGTAAGCATCGTCAGCATGCGCGCCGGCAGCAAGAAGGAAAGGAAGCTCTATGAAGAAAGCCGCCGCTAA
- a CDS encoding peptidoglycan-binding domain-containing protein produces MPRKSANDETAPRRRGAKAKAAVIDVETERNLVMRVLLHSPKDTLAGFVAAAAIAAIVANALFLQTGRHPAPMFGNVINLPAPSPASLVSPMPRPRPVGADTSPLEPKATEFRVEPKSAEKAPEKPTETTASTPRSGDPMTNLVIKATAPTPSPSAIAVARPPAPIPQQSPAARRLAGVQRALSEYGYGNLKITGTMSGETQSAIQTFERQHKLPVTGQVTDRLLRELAAAIGHPVE; encoded by the coding sequence GTGCCTAGGAAGTCTGCCAACGACGAAACCGCTCCGCGCCGCCGCGGCGCCAAGGCCAAGGCTGCGGTCATCGATGTCGAGACCGAGCGCAATCTCGTGATGCGCGTGCTCTTGCACAGTCCCAAGGATACGCTGGCCGGCTTCGTCGCCGCCGCAGCCATCGCCGCCATCGTTGCCAACGCGCTGTTCCTGCAGACCGGCCGGCATCCGGCGCCGATGTTCGGCAACGTGATCAATCTTCCCGCGCCGTCGCCGGCGTCGCTGGTCAGCCCCATGCCGCGCCCGCGCCCCGTCGGCGCCGATACCTCGCCGCTCGAGCCGAAAGCCACCGAGTTTCGCGTCGAACCCAAATCGGCCGAGAAGGCGCCGGAGAAGCCCACTGAAACGACCGCCTCGACGCCGCGTTCGGGCGATCCCATGACCAATCTGGTGATCAAGGCCACGGCACCCACGCCGTCACCGTCTGCGATAGCCGTCGCGCGGCCGCCGGCGCCGATCCCGCAGCAGAGCCCGGCAGCGCGTCGCCTGGCCGGCGTGCAGCGCGCGCTGTCCGAATACGGCTATGGCAATTTGAAGATCACGGGCACGATGAGCGGCGAGACCCAGTCGGCGATCCAGACCTTCGAGCGCCAGCACAAATTGCCCGTCACCGGCCAGGTGACGGATCGCCTGCTGCGCGAGCTCGCCGCCGCGATCGGCCATCCCGTCGAATAA
- a CDS encoding PAS domain-containing sensor histidine kinase translates to MTVLSIIRDCLDALLHPSARYDALTRARHRAFMAPRLLGSLAAFAAFPVYLVLRGAPSAIEVAAFAWLIAPILLSWFLSRTGRYEGAHVLSSLALAGLIMAIAATTGGIESFAAIWLVVVPLEAALSASRRVAAFASVLALSCAALLILLSQFGWLPSGELSGTGRSMMMAFGVASATLYAAGLAFGAESLARTSVTLLSREEERYRLLARNMSDVISRHQRNGAVQFISPAAEAMLGMPAAQLLGHGLFDRVHVADRPAYLTALSDAARGDVRSVEFRLRRDPIGSERGQIDFIWVEMRCRPLDQDQRQNPYNDVAADLEVVAVMRDVTDRKLSEQALDQARSAAEAADAAKTRFLATMSHELRTPLNAIIGFSEMIAQEQALMLAASQRKEYAELINASGQHLLSVVNGILDMSKMESGNFEIASEPFAPRAALMHCCNLLALKARESGIDLITDAPQDLPVMTGDPRAFKQIVLNLVANAVKFTERGGQVTVSASASASQLTLRISDTGVGIAPDDLKRIGAPFFQCGKTYERRHEGTGLGLSIVKSLVSLHLGELTVQSKLGEGTAVTVKLPLVYTPPQAKPAASKIATLTPQRHDVQDQPALVKKSA, encoded by the coding sequence GTGACAGTTTTGAGTATCATCCGCGATTGTCTCGATGCACTGCTGCATCCCTCCGCGCGTTACGATGCGCTGACGCGTGCGCGGCATCGGGCCTTCATGGCGCCGCGGCTTCTCGGAAGCCTGGCCGCCTTTGCCGCATTTCCCGTTTATCTCGTCCTGCGTGGCGCGCCGAGCGCGATCGAGGTCGCGGCCTTCGCCTGGCTGATCGCGCCGATCCTGCTGTCCTGGTTCCTGTCGCGCACCGGGCGCTATGAAGGCGCCCATGTGCTGTCGTCGCTGGCGCTCGCCGGTCTGATCATGGCGATCGCCGCCACCACCGGCGGCATCGAATCATTTGCGGCGATCTGGCTGGTCGTGGTTCCGCTCGAGGCTGCACTGTCGGCCTCGCGCCGTGTCGCTGCCTTTGCCTCTGTGCTCGCATTGTCCTGCGCGGCCCTGTTGATCCTGCTCAGCCAGTTCGGCTGGCTGCCTTCCGGTGAGCTCAGCGGAACCGGGCGCAGCATGATGATGGCGTTCGGCGTTGCCTCGGCGACGCTCTATGCCGCCGGCCTTGCTTTCGGCGCCGAGTCGCTTGCGCGCACCAGCGTCACGCTGCTCTCGCGCGAGGAGGAGCGCTATCGCCTGTTGGCGCGCAATATGAGCGACGTGATCTCGCGGCATCAGCGCAACGGCGCGGTGCAGTTCATCTCGCCGGCGGCGGAAGCCATGCTCGGCATGCCGGCCGCGCAACTGCTCGGTCATGGCCTGTTCGATCGCGTCCATGTTGCCGATCGCCCGGCCTATCTCACCGCACTGTCGGACGCCGCGCGTGGCGATGTCCGTAGCGTCGAATTCCGGCTCCGGCGCGACCCCATCGGTTCCGAGCGTGGCCAGATCGACTTCATTTGGGTCGAGATGCGCTGTCGGCCGCTCGACCAGGACCAGCGCCAGAATCCTTACAACGACGTCGCCGCCGATCTCGAAGTCGTCGCGGTGATGCGCGACGTCACCGATCGCAAGCTGTCCGAGCAGGCGCTCGACCAGGCCCGCAGCGCGGCGGAAGCCGCCGACGCCGCCAAGACGCGCTTCCTCGCCACCATGAGTCACGAGCTGCGCACGCCGCTCAACGCCATCATCGGGTTCTCCGAGATGATCGCGCAGGAGCAGGCCCTGATGCTGGCCGCGTCCCAGCGCAAGGAATATGCCGAGCTGATCAACGCCTCCGGCCAGCATCTGCTGTCCGTGGTGAACGGCATCCTCGACATGTCGAAGATGGAATCGGGCAATTTCGAGATTGCGTCGGAGCCGTTCGCGCCGCGCGCCGCGCTGATGCATTGCTGCAATCTGCTGGCGCTGAAGGCGCGCGAGAGCGGCATCGATCTCATCACCGACGCGCCGCAGGATCTGCCCGTGATGACCGGCGATCCCAGGGCCTTCAAGCAGATCGTGCTCAATCTCGTCGCCAACGCCGTCAAGTTCACCGAGCGCGGCGGCCAGGTCACGGTGTCAGCGTCGGCGTCGGCCTCGCAGCTCACGCTGCGCATCAGCGACACCGGGGTCGGCATCGCGCCCGACGATCTCAAGCGCATCGGCGCGCCGTTCTTCCAGTGCGGCAAGACCTATGAGCGCCGGCACGAAGGCACCGGCCTTGGGCTTTCGATCGTGAAGAGCCTCGTGTCGTTGCATCTCGGCGAATTGACGGTACAAAGCAAGCTCGGTGAGGGCACCGCCGTCACCGTCAAGCTGCCGCTCGTCTACACGCCGCCGCAAGCAAAGCCGGCGGCGAGCAAGATCGCGACGTTGACGCCGCAGCGTCATGACGTTCAGGACCAACCCGCTCTGGTGAAGAAAAGTGCCTAG
- a CDS encoding DUF5330 domain-containing protein: MRFLLRITFWLGLVLVLLPRDKTPESEKLPNIGAADAVQAATAAVSDMSQFCKRQPAACEVGGQAATIIGQRAQDGARKIYQIINDKKEQITDEKNEKTNRNDKKAPDHTGSITVAGEGDATASEAPQDTLTQDDLALEWRGPEATAN, translated from the coding sequence ATGCGCTTTCTGCTCCGCATCACATTCTGGCTCGGGCTGGTGCTGGTGCTCCTGCCGCGGGACAAGACGCCCGAATCGGAGAAGCTGCCGAACATCGGCGCTGCCGACGCGGTGCAGGCTGCGACCGCGGCCGTGTCCGACATGAGCCAGTTCTGCAAGCGTCAGCCGGCGGCCTGCGAGGTCGGCGGACAGGCCGCGACCATCATCGGCCAGCGGGCCCAGGACGGCGCGCGCAAGATCTACCAGATCATCAACGACAAGAAAGAACAGATCACCGACGAGAAGAACGAGAAGACCAACAGGAACGACAAGAAGGCCCCCGACCATACCGGCTCGATCACGGTGGCTGGCGAAGGCGATGCCACCGCGAGCGAGGCGCCGCAGGATACGCTGACCCAGGACGATCTCGCGCTGGAATGGCGCGGCCCCGAAGCGACCGCGAATTAG
- a CDS encoding SufE family protein: MTEIDDIRENFELLDDWDDRYRYVIELGRTLEPMPEAEHSAENKVNGCVSQVWLQKTVDRGHGAPILRYRGDSDAHIVRGLVAIVLALYSGRTPQQILDTDAIAVFNEFGFRDHLTPQRSNGLRSMVERIKTDAKEALAEAS, from the coding sequence ATGACTGAGATCGACGACATTCGCGAGAATTTCGAGCTTCTGGACGATTGGGACGACCGCTACCGGTACGTCATCGAGCTCGGCCGCACCCTGGAACCGATGCCCGAGGCAGAGCACTCCGCCGAGAACAAGGTGAATGGCTGCGTCAGCCAGGTCTGGCTGCAGAAGACGGTCGATCGCGGCCATGGCGCGCCGATCCTGAGATATCGCGGTGACAGCGATGCACACATCGTGCGCGGGCTGGTCGCGATCGTGCTCGCGCTCTATTCCGGCCGCACCCCGCAGCAGATCCTCGATACCGATGCGATTGCCGTGTTCAACGAGTTCGGCTTCCGCGACCATCTGACACCGCAGCGCTCCAACGGCCTGCGCTCGATGGTCGAGCGGATCAAGACGGATGCGAAAGAGGCGCTGGCGGAGGCGTCGTGA
- a CDS encoding MucR family transcriptional regulator has translation MSDAGAKNFIELTANIVSAYLSNNPTPAGEIPNLISQVHGALTRVSSGRVEAPHEPAKPAVSLKKSIAPDYLVCLEDGKRFKSLKRHLRTQYNMTPEQYREKWGLPADYPMVAPNYAVARSQLAKKMGLGQQQRKKGK, from the coding sequence ATGTCGGATGCAGGGGCTAAGAATTTCATCGAGCTGACGGCGAACATCGTCTCGGCCTATCTCAGCAATAACCCGACGCCGGCGGGCGAGATTCCAAACCTGATCAGCCAGGTGCATGGTGCGTTGACGCGGGTGTCGTCGGGCCGCGTCGAGGCGCCGCACGAGCCGGCAAAGCCCGCGGTTTCGCTGAAAAAGTCGATCGCGCCTGATTATCTCGTGTGTCTGGAAGACGGCAAGCGCTTCAAGTCGCTGAAGCGCCATCTGCGCACCCAGTACAACATGACGCCCGAGCAATATCGCGAGAAATGGGGCCTGCCGGCCGACTATCCCATGGTCGCGCCGAACTACGCGGTGGCCCGTTCGCAGCTGGCGAAGAAGATGGGCCTCGGTCAGCAGCAGCGGAAGAAGGGGAAGTAG